One genomic window of Bacteroidota bacterium includes the following:
- the trxA gene encoding thioredoxin, producing the protein MEHLTKETFLKKVFDYENNKEWKFSGELPAIIDFYADWCGPCKMVAPVLEGLSKEYAGKVNIYKVNTEKEQELASVFGIRSIPSILFVPKEGKPQMAMGALPKEAFVEAINTVLMAPAVSEN; encoded by the coding sequence ATGGAACATCTAACCAAAGAAACCTTCCTCAAGAAAGTCTTCGACTACGAAAACAACAAGGAATGGAAATTTTCGGGTGAACTACCTGCAATCATCGACTTCTACGCCGATTGGTGCGGTCCTTGCAAAATGGTAGCGCCCGTGCTTGAGGGTCTTTCGAAGGAATATGCCGGGAAGGTCAACATTTACAAAGTCAATACGGAAAAGGAACAGGAACTTGCGTCGGTGTTTGGTATTCGAAGCATTCCTTCCATTCTTTTTGTTCCGAAGGAAGGAAAGCCGCAAATGGCAATGGGCGCATTGCCGAAAGAGGCGTTTGTTGAGGCAATCAACACCGTTCTTATGGCTCCTGCCGTTTCGGAGAATTGA
- the crtI gene encoding phytoene desaturase: MMKKIAIIGSGFGGLAEAIRLQSRGYDVTIFEKREKVGGRAYQLVKNGYTFDMGPSLITAPFIIERVFEAAGKRMEDYIELQSLDPFYRIYFHDKSYMDYSGDAEIMKKEMAKFNPADAANYDRFFEDVKPIYDAVITEGLGSTPFLTWKSFLNFVPRALSLGGLTPVYSFASKYFKDERNRFAFSFHPLFIGGSPFRAPSIYIMIPYLEKTAGVWYAKGGMYSLVKAFEQVFLESGGTIRTNAEVSEIVVDNGSTTGVVANGEFHAADAVIANGDVPFTYKNLIKPQHRKKWSDASVDRLHITMSCFLLYIGTKKQYPQLKHHTLILSQRYKELVRDIFERKILADDFSIYLHVPSRSDASMAPLGCESMYLLVPVPHLGSGVDWHKQAGPFKERILNFLENDFGMTDLRANIEVLEMFTPLDFEAQLNSHLGNAFAIEPRLTQSALFRPHNRSEDIERLYFVGAGTHPGGGVPGVLLSAEATEKCVLQDLAEYVTPQRDVVPQQQEAA, encoded by the coding sequence TTGATGAAAAAAATAGCAATTATAGGATCAGGCTTCGGAGGTTTGGCAGAAGCAATCCGTCTGCAAAGCCGCGGCTACGATGTAACGATTTTTGAAAAACGTGAGAAAGTTGGAGGGCGCGCATACCAGCTTGTAAAGAACGGCTACACATTCGACATGGGGCCGTCGCTGATTACGGCGCCGTTCATCATCGAGCGGGTGTTTGAAGCGGCGGGCAAGCGGATGGAGGATTACATCGAGCTTCAGTCGCTCGACCCGTTCTATCGCATCTATTTCCACGATAAGTCTTACATGGACTATTCGGGCGATGCGGAAATAATGAAAAAGGAAATGGCAAAGTTCAATCCGGCTGACGCTGCCAACTACGACAGGTTTTTCGAAGACGTCAAACCTATCTACGATGCAGTAATAACCGAAGGGCTTGGTTCAACGCCATTTCTTACGTGGAAGTCGTTTCTGAACTTCGTCCCCCGGGCGTTATCGCTCGGAGGGCTGACCCCGGTGTATTCGTTTGCTTCAAAATACTTCAAAGACGAGCGGAACAGGTTTGCGTTTTCTTTTCATCCGTTGTTTATCGGTGGATCGCCGTTTCGTGCTCCGAGCATTTACATTATGATTCCGTATCTGGAAAAAACAGCCGGCGTGTGGTACGCAAAAGGCGGAATGTACAGTCTTGTCAAGGCTTTCGAGCAAGTCTTCCTCGAATCGGGCGGGACCATCCGAACCAACGCCGAAGTCAGCGAGATAGTTGTCGACAATGGCAGTACTACAGGCGTTGTTGCTAACGGCGAATTTCATGCGGCTGATGCCGTCATTGCCAACGGCGATGTTCCCTTCACGTACAAGAATCTCATCAAACCGCAACATCGAAAGAAATGGTCGGACGCATCTGTTGACAGGTTGCATATCACGATGAGTTGCTTCCTGCTGTACATCGGCACGAAAAAACAGTATCCGCAATTGAAGCATCACACACTCATTTTAAGTCAGCGTTACAAGGAACTCGTCAGGGATATTTTTGAAAGAAAGATTCTTGCGGATGATTTTTCGATCTACCTTCATGTGCCCAGCCGTTCGGACGCATCAATGGCACCGCTCGGCTGCGAAAGCATGTATTTGCTGGTTCCGGTACCGCATCTCGGCAGCGGGGTTGACTGGCATAAGCAAGCCGGTCCGTTCAAGGAACGCATTCTGAATTTCCTCGAAAACGATTTCGGGATGACTGACCTTCGGGCGAACATCGAGGTACTGGAGATGTTCACGCCGCTTGACTTCGAAGCACAACTGAATTCGCATTTAGGAAACGCATTTGCCATTGAGCCGCGCTTGACGCAGAGTGCGTTGTTCCGTCCGCATAACCGCAGCGAGGATATCGAGCGGCTCTATTTTGTCGGAGCCGGAACGCATCCGGGCGGCGGAGTGCCGGGTGTCCTGCTTTCGGCCGAGGCGACCGAGAAATGTGTGCTGCAGGATCTGGCTGAGTATGTGACGCCGCAACGGGATGTCGTACCTCAACAACAGGAAGCCGCATAG
- a CDS encoding phytoene/squalene synthase family protein → MIGFLDIQELHENYRQCRLYTRHYAKTFYFASHMLPREKRLAAYAVYSFCRYADEIADHGAAMGNHVRARRRLDDLRNQLKYVYNNSPAMDAKLLAFRDTVFRYAIPQDYFMDLLRGVEMDLEKKRFADFSELNDYCYCVASVVGLMMTKIFGVSDDSALRHAADLGTAMQLTNILRDVGEDYRRGRIYLPQDELATFGYSERELKDGVVNRNFKRLMEFQIDRARRYYESAEQGIPLLTNDGSRFCVRLMSTTYATILPKIEKNSFNVFTLRASVPFAQKLGIALFAAAGFSRKHQSAGRTNLEPFSPIPAEQM, encoded by the coding sequence ATGATTGGTTTTCTTGACATCCAGGAACTTCACGAAAACTATCGGCAATGCCGGTTGTACACGCGGCACTATGCAAAGACATTCTATTTTGCTTCACACATGTTGCCACGTGAGAAACGCCTTGCAGCGTATGCAGTGTATTCGTTCTGCCGCTACGCCGATGAGATAGCAGACCATGGAGCGGCAATGGGGAACCATGTCCGGGCCCGGCGACGACTTGATGATTTGAGAAATCAGTTGAAGTATGTGTACAACAACTCACCGGCGATGGACGCGAAACTGCTCGCATTCCGGGATACGGTGTTTCGCTATGCAATTCCGCAGGACTACTTCATGGACCTGCTTCGCGGTGTTGAAATGGATTTGGAGAAGAAGCGGTTTGCGGATTTCTCAGAGCTCAACGATTACTGCTATTGTGTTGCCTCTGTTGTCGGGCTGATGATGACGAAGATTTTCGGAGTGTCCGATGATTCAGCGCTGCGACACGCGGCCGACTTGGGGACTGCAATGCAACTGACCAACATCCTGCGGGATGTTGGAGAAGATTACCGGCGTGGAAGGATTTATCTGCCCCAAGATGAGTTGGCGACGTTCGGATATTCGGAACGTGAGCTGAAGGACGGTGTCGTTAATCGGAATTTCAAACGATTGATGGAATTCCAGATTGACCGGGCCCGACGATACTATGAATCTGCTGAACAGGGCATCCCGCTGCTCACAAATGACGGTTCGCGCTTCTGCGTCCGGCTTATGAGCACGACGTATGCGACGATTCTACCGAAGATAGAGAAGAACTCGTTCAACGTCTTCACGCTGCGTGCCAGTGTCCCGTTCGCACAGAAACTCGGCATTGCTCTGTTCGCGGCGGCAGGCTTCTCAAGAAAACATCAATCAGCGGGCCGTACGAACCTTGAACCCTTCAGCCCTATACCCGCGGAGCAAATGTGA
- the glgB gene encoding 1,4-alpha-glucan branching protein GlgB: MNTTAPLDDVYRVMYNDHHDPFQVLGPHTMQLDGKPCLVIRAFLPDAEGVSVVFPARKKSPVGRKGSTSTRTAIPQEEEYPMVKLHPNGFFEVVIQNQKDVFQYQLRKTTLSGSIETFHDSYSFMPTLTDFDIYLFNAGDNHKIYEKLGAHYAEVNGVGGVQFAVWAPAARSVSVIGDFNRWDRRFHAMRVLGSSGIWEIFIPGLPEGSLYKFHVKTQQGFVLDKTDPYGTEMELRPRTAAKVNFLQGYQWNDQDWMEKRSKEDISSKPVSIYEVHLASWKLGENNDWLTYHELAEQLVEYVKKCGYTHIELMPVSEYPYDGSWGYQVTGYYAPTSRFGTPQEFMHFVDYCHQNGIGVLLDWVPAHFPKDIHALALFDGTHVYEHADPRKGEHMDWGTYIFNYGRSEVKNFLTGNALFWLEKYHIDGLRIDAVASMLYLDYSRKEGEWIPNQYGGRENIEAIEFLKHLNGVVHHYHPGVLTIAEESTSFPGVTHPLDQHGLGFDLKWNMGWMHDMLEYFSKDPIYRSHHHDKLTFAAWYAWSERFLLPLSHDEVVHGKRSLLDKMPGDVWQKFANLRLLYSLMYAFPGKKLLFMGGEFAQWTEWNFERQLDWALHDFEYHQGVFRLVQDLNSIYKQQAALYEEDFAHTGFEWIDFSDRANSIISFERKSQEARETVIAAFNFTPVPRNGFRVGVRHEGAYRELLNTDASVYGGSNVGNSGEVLSEPIPWNGRDHSVLLNLPPLGALYLKKK, translated from the coding sequence ATGAACACAACAGCTCCGCTTGATGACGTTTATCGTGTGATGTACAACGACCATCATGACCCGTTCCAAGTGCTGGGTCCGCATACAATGCAATTAGACGGGAAACCATGTCTCGTCATTCGGGCGTTTCTTCCGGATGCTGAGGGTGTTTCCGTTGTCTTTCCTGCCCGAAAAAAATCGCCTGTAGGAAGAAAGGGGAGCACATCCACAAGAACGGCCATCCCGCAGGAAGAAGAATACCCGATGGTGAAACTCCATCCCAACGGCTTTTTCGAAGTTGTGATTCAAAACCAGAAGGACGTTTTTCAATACCAGTTGCGCAAAACCACTCTTTCGGGGAGTATTGAGACGTTTCATGATTCCTATTCATTCATGCCGACGCTTACCGATTTCGACATCTATCTCTTCAATGCTGGCGATAATCATAAGATATACGAGAAGTTAGGCGCGCACTACGCCGAGGTGAACGGAGTTGGCGGAGTCCAGTTTGCGGTGTGGGCGCCGGCAGCACGAAGCGTCAGCGTTATCGGTGATTTCAACAGGTGGGACCGTCGGTTTCACGCGATGCGTGTGTTAGGCTCGTCGGGGATATGGGAGATCTTCATTCCGGGACTTCCCGAGGGTTCGTTGTACAAGTTCCACGTAAAGACGCAGCAGGGTTTTGTACTCGACAAAACAGATCCCTACGGCACCGAAATGGAACTCCGCCCCCGAACCGCCGCAAAAGTGAACTTCCTTCAGGGATATCAGTGGAATGATCAGGATTGGATGGAGAAACGCTCAAAGGAAGACATTTCCTCGAAACCTGTTTCGATTTATGAGGTTCACCTTGCCTCGTGGAAACTCGGCGAAAATAATGACTGGCTTACGTACCATGAACTCGCCGAGCAGCTTGTCGAGTATGTCAAAAAATGCGGCTATACGCACATTGAACTCATGCCTGTCAGTGAATATCCGTACGACGGATCGTGGGGTTATCAGGTTACTGGGTACTATGCGCCGACAAGCCGTTTCGGAACGCCGCAGGAGTTCATGCATTTTGTCGACTATTGCCATCAGAACGGGATAGGCGTCTTGCTCGACTGGGTTCCGGCACATTTTCCGAAGGATATTCATGCGCTTGCCTTGTTCGACGGAACGCATGTGTACGAACACGCAGACCCTCGCAAAGGCGAGCATATGGACTGGGGAACGTACATCTTCAACTACGGCCGGAGTGAAGTGAAGAACTTTTTGACCGGCAATGCGCTGTTCTGGCTCGAGAAGTATCACATTGACGGACTGCGTATTGATGCCGTTGCTTCGATGCTGTATCTCGATTATTCCCGCAAGGAAGGAGAATGGATTCCCAACCAGTACGGGGGCAGGGAAAACATCGAGGCAATTGAGTTTCTCAAACATCTCAACGGCGTTGTTCATCACTATCATCCCGGTGTGCTCACAATAGCGGAAGAATCGACGTCATTTCCGGGAGTTACGCACCCGCTCGATCAGCACGGCCTCGGTTTCGATCTGAAATGGAATATGGGCTGGATGCACGACATGCTCGAGTACTTTTCGAAGGATCCGATTTATCGCTCCCACCATCACGATAAGCTCACGTTTGCCGCATGGTATGCGTGGAGTGAACGGTTCCTTCTTCCCCTCTCACACGATGAAGTAGTGCATGGCAAGCGTTCCCTTCTCGACAAAATGCCCGGCGACGTGTGGCAGAAATTTGCCAATCTACGCCTGCTCTACTCGCTGATGTATGCCTTTCCGGGCAAGAAACTCCTGTTCATGGGGGGAGAATTTGCCCAATGGACGGAGTGGAATTTCGAAAGACAGTTGGATTGGGCATTGCACGATTTTGAATACCATCAAGGCGTGTTCCGGCTTGTGCAGGATTTGAACTCGATCTACAAACAACAGGCTGCTTTGTACGAGGAGGATTTCGCTCATACCGGTTTTGAGTGGATTGATTTTTCAGACAGGGCGAACAGCATTATTTCGTTCGAGCGCAAATCACAAGAGGCCCGCGAAACAGTGATAGCGGCATTCAACTTCACCCCTGTGCCGCGCAACGGATTCCGTGTCGGAGTCAGGCACGAGGGAGCATACCGTGAACTTCTGAATACCGATGCTTCCGTTTATGGCGGAAGCAATGTCGGGAATTCGGGAGAAGTTCTTTCCGAGCCGATCCCATGGAACGGCCGCGATCATTCCGTACTACTCAACCTTCCACCCCTCGGGGCATTGTACCTCAAAAAGAAGTAA
- a CDS encoding Bax inhibitor-1/YccA family protein codes for MNENMIQQRVISTAEAEELQRAFLVKVYGWMMAGLLITGAASMLTLNTPGLLELLFSSRWVVLGLFLVQIGLVGWLSVRLEKMSAATATTIFVGYAALTGLTLSIIFLMYTAESLAGTFMVTAGTFGVMSAYGYFTKRDLSGLGSFLMMGLIGMILASVVNIFLGNSTVYWITTYIGILIFVGLTAYDTQKIKAMGLSATMGSEAEQKGAIMGALKLYLDFINLFLLLLRVMGKRR; via the coding sequence ATGAACGAGAATATGATTCAGCAACGCGTCATCAGCACCGCTGAGGCCGAGGAATTGCAGCGCGCATTTCTCGTAAAAGTGTACGGCTGGATGATGGCCGGATTGCTGATTACGGGTGCAGCCAGCATGTTGACTCTAAACACGCCCGGTTTGCTTGAACTGTTGTTCTCGAGCCGCTGGGTTGTGCTCGGTTTGTTTCTCGTACAAATCGGGCTTGTGGGGTGGCTTTCCGTGCGACTCGAAAAAATGAGCGCCGCAACCGCAACAACAATCTTCGTTGGTTACGCCGCCCTTACCGGTTTGACCCTCTCCATCATATTCCTCATGTACACCGCGGAGTCGCTTGCCGGCACGTTCATGGTTACGGCAGGGACGTTCGGCGTGATGAGTGCATATGGCTACTTCACGAAACGCGACCTCAGCGGACTCGGCAGCTTCCTGATGATGGGGTTGATCGGGATGATTCTCGCTTCGGTTGTCAATATCTTTCTCGGCAACTCGACCGTCTACTGGATTACGACGTACATCGGTATTCTGATTTTCGTCGGTTTGACTGCCTACGACACGCAGAAGATCAAGGCAATGGGGCTTTCCGCAACGATGGGCTCCGAGGCCGAGCAAAAGGGGGCGATTATGGGAGCGTTGAAGTTGTATCTCGATTTCATCAACCTGTTCCTGTTGCTGCTCAGAGTGATGGGGAAACGAAGATAG
- a CDS encoding ImmA/IrrE family metallo-endopeptidase, giving the protein MPSPSSTRKSAAAAQALLSRLARDLHPPIDVERLASMLGFQIVTIQSVRDELSGLVSPKHKIIGVNANHHHRRQRFTLAHELGHIILNHPPESRCSLHEIAELNREADAFASELLVPTQLLKPLLASRTYSPSTLSRLFDVSEEAMILRLKTLVEYPR; this is encoded by the coding sequence ATGCCCTCTCCCTCATCAACGAGGAAAAGCGCCGCTGCAGCACAGGCGTTGCTTTCAAGGCTCGCTCGCGATCTGCATCCTCCGATTGATGTCGAACGGCTCGCCAGCATGCTCGGATTTCAGATTGTCACGATACAGTCGGTTCGGGATGAACTCTCCGGGCTCGTCAGCCCGAAGCACAAGATCATTGGAGTAAATGCCAATCATCATCATCGGCGTCAGCGCTTCACGCTTGCGCACGAACTCGGACACATCATTCTCAACCATCCTCCCGAAAGCCGTTGCTCACTTCACGAGATCGCCGAACTCAACCGCGAGGCGGATGCATTCGCGTCCGAGCTTCTCGTTCCGACTCAACTTCTGAAACCACTCCTTGCCTCCCGGACATACTCGCCTTCAACCCTCTCACGCCTGTTTGACGTAAGCGAAGAGGCGATGATTCTCAGGCTCAAAACGCTCGTCGAATACCCTCGCTGA
- a CDS encoding DUF3276 family protein, whose amino-acid sequence MTNTNAIYSTMVKSGKTTYFIDLKEAKNGNKYLSISETRMDGEEKKRNTVRVFGETMEQFRKAIEEASAAAVQA is encoded by the coding sequence ATGACAAACACAAACGCAATCTACTCGACGATGGTCAAGTCCGGAAAGACGACTTACTTCATCGACCTGAAGGAGGCGAAGAACGGGAACAAGTATCTTTCGATTTCCGAGACCCGGATGGATGGCGAAGAGAAGAAGCGCAACACTGTTCGTGTGTTCGGCGAAACGATGGAGCAGTTCCGCAAGGCCATCGAAGAGGCGTCGGCTGCGGCGGTCCAGGCGTAA
- a CDS encoding sigma-70 family RNA polymerase sigma factor has product MLADAFQNKLLHEAVNVFGLNVQDSEELVSDVLVSVVTKIHSFEFKRHDSDFNGWVIRIFRNRVRDYVRQRAAAAESFVEFIDDPLTNGEGCSPQEKELANYIVRQYEHANRDAVDGCNGGISSKLMAIADALDRLESWERVLLRCRALDISYEEIAGYTRKPVAHLKVYHARVKKKFIKLLAEYYPELEHHET; this is encoded by the coding sequence TTGCTTGCCGATGCGTTCCAGAACAAGCTTCTACATGAGGCCGTGAACGTTTTCGGATTGAATGTTCAAGATTCCGAGGAATTGGTCAGCGATGTGTTGGTTTCGGTTGTGACTAAAATTCATTCGTTCGAATTCAAGCGGCATGATTCGGATTTCAACGGCTGGGTGATCAGGATTTTCCGGAACAGAGTGAGGGATTATGTGCGGCAGCGTGCGGCGGCGGCGGAGAGTTTCGTTGAGTTTATTGATGACCCGCTCACTAATGGAGAGGGCTGTTCGCCTCAAGAGAAGGAACTGGCCAACTATATCGTCCGCCAATATGAGCATGCAAACAGGGATGCAGTTGACGGTTGCAACGGAGGTATTTCATCAAAGCTCATGGCAATAGCCGATGCGCTCGACCGGCTGGAATCGTGGGAGCGGGTTTTGCTCCGATGCAGGGCGCTTGATATTTCGTATGAAGAAATTGCCGGTTACACGAGAAAGCCCGTGGCGCATTTGAAGGTGTACCACGCACGCGTGAAAAAGAAGTTTATCAAACTCCTTGCGGAGTACTATCCTGAACTGGAACATCATGAAACATGA
- a CDS encoding penicillin-binding protein activator LpoB, with protein sequence MKRTILTLALSFSTLVLAGCGGSGKTVTRVEPDKAIDLSGDWNDTDSRLVAEEMIKDALTRPWLTNFQTGKQKEPNVIVGTVKNRTSEHIATTAFIKNLERELLNSGRVSFVANKEERQEIRDERSDQQEFSTAESMKRFQQETGADFMLRGDITSIIDREGGESVKFYQVNLELVNIETNQKVWIGEKKIKKLVSQSGSKF encoded by the coding sequence GTGAAACGAACTATTCTTACTCTCGCCCTTTCATTCTCGACTCTGGTGCTTGCCGGTTGCGGCGGCTCAGGCAAGACTGTCACGCGTGTTGAACCTGACAAGGCAATTGACCTGAGCGGCGATTGGAACGACACGGATTCGCGCCTCGTGGCGGAAGAAATGATCAAAGATGCTCTGACCCGGCCGTGGCTCACCAACTTCCAGACTGGAAAACAGAAGGAGCCGAACGTCATTGTCGGTACGGTAAAAAACCGCACGAGCGAACATATAGCAACAACGGCGTTCATCAAGAACTTGGAGCGGGAATTGCTCAACTCCGGCAGAGTGAGTTTTGTCGCCAACAAGGAGGAGCGGCAGGAAATACGCGACGAGCGCTCGGATCAGCAAGAGTTCTCCACCGCCGAATCGATGAAGAGATTCCAGCAGGAGACGGGTGCCGACTTCATGTTGCGGGGGGACATTACCAGCATTATTGACAGGGAGGGAGGCGAGTCGGTGAAGTTCTACCAGGTGAATCTCGAACTCGTGAACATCGAAACCAACCAAAAAGTGTGGATCGGAGAAAAGAAGATTAAGAAGCTTGTCTCTCAAAGCGGAAGCAAATTCTGA
- a CDS encoding helix-turn-helix domain-containing protein, which yields MKKTILSTADVARLFNVTETTVKRWANEGTLKCMKTPGGHRKFEMKHVVEFAQSLNFEPAGTLSLTQEDTLAERIQVGVLSRDFAILKNAFVEKALGTGKKDLFSYFSYLYQHRIHLWELFDLVIGPGMTEIGARWASGELDVNAEHRASYETLEALAKLQTQINTKQRKTGFRVICACPGEEQHEIGLRCSSYVFESEGWMTHYFGARTPYESILNGVRTLKPTAVCLSITTESDDKREIQQLHSMLKELHDLQPNILIGGRAVQQNGHALLEYASLYRNSFDLMAAIQNLEMKIGPVSN from the coding sequence ATGAAGAAGACAATTCTCTCAACGGCAGATGTTGCACGCCTGTTCAATGTCACGGAAACAACCGTGAAAAGGTGGGCCAATGAAGGCACACTCAAGTGCATGAAAACACCCGGCGGACACCGCAAATTCGAGATGAAACATGTCGTGGAATTCGCCCAATCACTGAACTTCGAGCCGGCCGGTACGCTCAGTCTGACGCAGGAAGATACGCTTGCCGAGAGAATTCAGGTTGGCGTACTCTCGCGTGACTTTGCAATCCTAAAAAACGCGTTTGTTGAAAAGGCGCTCGGAACGGGGAAGAAGGATCTGTTTTCCTACTTCTCCTATTTGTATCAACATCGCATTCATTTGTGGGAGTTGTTCGATCTGGTGATCGGCCCGGGCATGACGGAAATCGGTGCCCGATGGGCAAGCGGCGAACTTGATGTGAATGCCGAACACCGGGCGTCGTACGAAACGCTGGAAGCGCTGGCGAAGCTGCAAACGCAAATCAACACAAAGCAACGAAAAACCGGCTTCCGCGTAATCTGTGCTTGCCCCGGTGAAGAACAGCATGAAATCGGCCTTCGATGCTCGTCGTATGTTTTTGAATCAGAAGGTTGGATGACACACTATTTTGGCGCCCGGACTCCCTATGAGTCCATTCTCAACGGCGTACGGACCCTCAAGCCGACAGCCGTGTGCCTTTCCATCACGACGGAGTCGGATGACAAGAGGGAAATCCAACAACTGCACAGTATGTTGAAAGAGCTGCATGATCTTCAACCCAACATTCTGATCGGGGGGAGAGCGGTTCAACAAAATGGTCACGCGCTGCTTGAATATGCCTCACTGTATCGCAATTCTTTTGATTTGATGGCAGCTATTCAAAACCTCGAAATGAAAATCGGGCCAGTGTCAAACTGA
- the rmuC gene encoding DNA recombination protein RmuC has protein sequence MVETLLIVSTVLLILVLVLVLVVLLRKPKDEVFVELEKELALLQENAERLERSLREEFSRSRNETSGNLSQQRQELTTTLSSVSEGVRSELDKIRETVEGRLELMRATVDDKLHKTLEQRLGESFRHVSERLELVHKGLGEMQTLASGVGDLRKVLTNVKTRGTWGEIQLGNLLEQLLTPDQYAKNVATKPGSNDRVEFAVKLPGREKEDEPVWLPLDAKFPQEDYHRLVDAAEQANAALVDESGKLLEARIKKEANTIKEKYLAPPHTTDFAILFLPTEGLYAEVTRRAGLLETLQRESRVTVMGPTTVAAFLNSLQMGFRTLAIERRSSEVWSLLGTVKTEFSRFGEILEKTQKKLHEVSNTIDAASRQSRAIERKLKDVQQLPPTDSAALLPEIGQPDEPES, from the coding sequence ATGGTTGAAACCTTGCTGATTGTTTCGACGGTACTGCTGATTCTCGTCCTTGTTCTGGTTCTCGTCGTGTTGCTGAGAAAACCGAAGGATGAGGTTTTCGTCGAGCTTGAAAAGGAGCTTGCCCTTCTTCAGGAAAACGCCGAGCGGCTTGAACGTTCATTGCGGGAGGAATTCTCGCGTAGCAGGAACGAGACATCCGGCAATCTCTCACAACAACGGCAGGAACTGACAACAACTCTTTCATCCGTTTCCGAAGGCGTGCGGAGTGAATTGGATAAGATTCGGGAGACTGTTGAAGGGCGTCTGGAGCTGATGCGCGCCACGGTCGACGATAAGTTGCACAAAACACTCGAGCAACGATTAGGCGAATCATTCAGACACGTCAGCGAGCGGTTGGAGCTTGTTCATAAAGGATTGGGGGAGATGCAGACCCTCGCCTCGGGGGTTGGTGATTTGCGCAAAGTGTTGACGAACGTGAAGACACGAGGGACGTGGGGCGAGATTCAGTTGGGAAATCTCCTCGAACAACTCCTCACACCCGACCAATACGCCAAAAACGTTGCCACCAAACCCGGCAGCAATGACCGTGTTGAGTTTGCCGTGAAACTGCCCGGCAGGGAAAAGGAGGATGAACCCGTTTGGCTCCCCCTCGATGCAAAATTCCCCCAGGAGGATTACCACCGACTTGTAGATGCGGCGGAGCAGGCAAACGCAGCGCTCGTTGATGAATCCGGCAAATTGCTCGAAGCCCGTATCAAGAAAGAAGCGAACACCATCAAAGAAAAATATCTCGCACCGCCGCACACAACGGATTTCGCAATCCTCTTTCTCCCCACCGAAGGCCTGTATGCTGAAGTAACACGCAGGGCCGGCTTGCTGGAAACGTTGCAGCGTGAAAGCAGAGTCACTGTTATGGGCCCGACAACAGTGGCGGCATTTCTCAACAGCTTACAGATGGGATTCCGGACACTGGCGATTGAGCGGCGCTCAAGCGAAGTCTGGTCATTGCTTGGCACCGTGAAGACTGAATTCTCACGCTTCGGAGAGATTCTGGAGAAGACTCAGAAAAAGCTTCACGAAGTAAGCAACACGATTGATGCAGCTTCGCGCCAATCACGCGCCATCGAGCGGAAGCTGAAGGATGTTCAACAACTGCCGCCCACTGATTCCGCTGCGTTGCTTCCAGAAATCGGCCAGCCGGATGAACCGGAGAGTTGA
- a CDS encoding response regulator produces MKKLHAFRTFRPRNVPRWGILSRISSGIDLASLFAEYNHAATNKGNCEVKILLVDNDPVYINLMAEVLRLHSYDIVIATDGEAALDVLDREAIDLVISDISMPRMNGINLYKSVRANERLKNILFAWNSGYRELRDIVEVENPSIDFKLDKAMPMPGFLYFIGSLQKRVEQQKEAHGFAIN; encoded by the coding sequence TTGAAGAAACTACATGCCTTCAGGACATTCCGCCCCCGTAATGTGCCCCGATGGGGGATTCTGAGCAGGATTTCAAGTGGTATTGATCTTGCATCACTTTTTGCAGAATACAACCACGCCGCTACAAATAAAGGAAATTGTGAAGTGAAGATTCTGCTTGTTGACAACGACCCCGTGTACATCAATCTGATGGCCGAAGTATTGCGCCTGCATTCGTATGATATCGTTATTGCCACGGATGGTGAGGCAGCACTTGATGTGCTTGACAGGGAAGCCATCGACCTTGTTATTTCGGATATCAGCATGCCGAGAATGAACGGCATTAATCTGTACAAGAGCGTCCGGGCAAACGAGCGGCTGAAAAACATCCTCTTTGCCTGGAACTCAGGCTATCGCGAGTTGCGCGACATTGTTGAAGTCGAGAATCCCTCGATCGACTTCAAGCTGGATAAAGCGATGCCGATGCCCGGCTTTCTCTACTTCATCGGCAGCCTCCAGAAGCGTGTCGAGCAGCAGAAAGAGGCGCACGGGTTCGCTATCAACTAA